The following proteins are encoded in a genomic region of Blastococcus colisei:
- a CDS encoding TetR-like C-terminal domain-containing protein has protein sequence MSGTPGRPLSPELSEQLLSVAVDILAEEGWGRLNSDRVAARARAGKAGIYRRWPTMAALARHAVGRFRLVSLPEDGGSLRADLVSLAAAWSRPLDREERAVASIVGAARHEEQLRAGLDDALVRPLAAVVAELGERSAARGAPIPPGRLALLGSVLQAFWWQRYTAAGDGAMSVEAVERVVDDVLLPAAAPGCASRRPAPATV, from the coding sequence ATGAGCGGTACGCCGGGGCGGCCGCTCAGCCCGGAACTCTCCGAGCAACTGCTCTCGGTGGCGGTGGACATCCTCGCCGAGGAAGGGTGGGGCCGGCTCAACAGCGACCGGGTCGCCGCCCGTGCCCGGGCCGGGAAGGCGGGGATTTACCGCCGTTGGCCCACCATGGCCGCCCTCGCCCGCCACGCCGTCGGCCGGTTCCGCCTCGTCTCCCTTCCGGAGGACGGCGGCTCGCTGCGTGCCGACCTCGTCTCCCTCGCCGCCGCGTGGAGCCGACCGCTGGACCGCGAGGAGCGTGCGGTCGCCAGCATCGTGGGCGCCGCCCGCCACGAGGAGCAGCTGCGCGCCGGTTTGGACGACGCGCTGGTGCGCCCGCTGGCCGCGGTCGTCGCCGAGCTCGGGGAGCGGTCCGCCGCACGCGGTGCCCCGATCCCACCGGGACGGCTGGCCCTGCTGGGCTCGGTGCTGCAGGCCTTCTGGTGGCAGCGGTACACGGCTGCCGGGGACGGCGCCATGAGCGTCGAGGCGGTGGAGCGCGTGGTCGACGACGTCCTCCTGCCGGCCGCGGCGCCGGGGTGTGCGTCGCGGCGACCGGCGCCCGCGACCGTCTGA
- a CDS encoding 1,4-dihydroxy-2-naphthoyl-CoA synthase, translated as MSARDDVSEIFDSTAWRPVDGFDFEDITYHRAVDAGVVRIAFDRPEVRNAFRPQSVDELIAALEHARLSTDVGCVILTGNGPSPKDGGWAFCSGGDQRVRGKYGYEHEAGARAAGGGAGGGGLGRLHVLEAQRLIRFMPKVVICVVPGWAAGGGHSLHVVSDLTLASAEHARFKQTDADVGSFDGGFGSAYLARQVGQKFAREIFFLGEEYSAQDAHAMGMVNRVVPHAELEATALDWGRRIVAKSPTAQRMLKYSFNLIDDGLVGQQLFAGETTRLAYMAEEAVEGRDAFLEKRDPDFTGFPWHV; from the coding sequence ATGAGCGCCCGCGACGACGTCTCCGAGATCTTCGACAGCACCGCGTGGCGGCCGGTCGACGGGTTCGACTTCGAGGACATCACCTACCACCGGGCCGTGGACGCCGGCGTCGTCCGCATCGCGTTCGACCGGCCCGAGGTGCGCAACGCCTTCCGCCCGCAGAGCGTCGACGAGCTGATCGCCGCGCTGGAGCACGCGCGGCTGTCCACCGACGTCGGCTGCGTCATCCTCACCGGCAACGGCCCGAGCCCCAAGGACGGCGGCTGGGCGTTCTGCTCGGGCGGCGACCAGCGGGTGCGCGGGAAGTACGGCTACGAGCACGAGGCAGGGGCGCGTGCTGCTGGGGGTGGTGCGGGCGGGGGAGGACTGGGCCGGCTGCACGTCCTCGAGGCGCAGCGGCTGATCCGCTTCATGCCCAAGGTGGTCATCTGCGTCGTCCCCGGCTGGGCCGCGGGCGGCGGGCACAGCCTGCACGTCGTCTCGGACCTGACCCTGGCCAGTGCCGAGCACGCCCGGTTCAAGCAGACCGACGCCGACGTCGGCAGCTTCGACGGCGGCTTCGGCTCGGCCTACCTCGCCCGCCAGGTGGGGCAGAAGTTCGCCCGCGAGATCTTCTTCCTGGGCGAGGAGTACTCGGCGCAGGACGCTCACGCGATGGGCATGGTCAACCGCGTCGTCCCCCACGCCGAGCTCGAGGCGACGGCGCTGGACTGGGGCAGGCGCATCGTCGCCAAGAGCCCGACCGCGCAGCGGATGCTCAAGTACTCGTTCAACCTGATCGACGACGGCTTGGTCGGCCAGCAGCTGTTCGCGGGGGAGACCACCCGCCTGGCCTACATGGCCGAGGAGGCGGTCGAGGGCCGCGATGCCTTCCTCGAGAAGCGCGACCCCGATTTCACCGGCTTCCCCTGGCATGTGTAG